A section of the Rhodobacteraceae bacterium M382 genome encodes:
- the recQ gene encoding DNA helicase RecQ, with protein sequence MLDAAPLLRDVFGFDAFRPGQEDIVDAVADGQNVLAIMPTGGGKSLCFQLPALLRDGVTIVISPLIALMRDQVRGLQEAGVAAGALTSGNTPEETDAVWEALEAGRLKLLYMAPERLAAGSAMGMLRRIGVSLIAVDEAHCVSQWGHDFRPDYLRIGELRRALDVPLAAFTATADAETQDEIVQKLFDGAAPRKFLRGFDRPNIHLAFGAKDGPRKQILDFAEARRGQSGIVYCGTRNKTEALAAALRDDGHSACHYHGGMEAEDRRIVETRFAREDGLIVVATVAFGMGIDKPDIRWVAHADLPKSIEAYYQEIGRAGRDGAPAETLTLFGPDDIRLRRSQIDEGLAPPERRAADHARLNALLGLAEALSCRRQTLLGYFGETSEPCGKCDLCDTPAEVFDGTTPVRMALSAILRTEEWFGAGHLIDILTANETDKIRARRHDQLRTYGVGKAYTRPQWQAIFRQMMGHDLVRPDPERHGALRMTEAALPILRGEGSIELRRDTIRKAARRPAVKALVSDEDAPLLSALKAKRRALAESARVPAYVIFPDRTLIEMAERRPDGMDAMARISGVGAKKLERYGSLFLEVIVGAVQDLHPARRKLAGRTAGSVYDQLLEAQADLARGDGGIDKPLSCSAAQLAKVAKLRPDDEQGMERLLGERRTERFGAAFLDVLREAG encoded by the coding sequence ATGTTAGACGCCGCCCCGCTTTTGCGTGACGTGTTCGGATTCGATGCCTTCCGCCCCGGGCAGGAGGACATCGTTGATGCGGTTGCAGATGGTCAGAACGTTCTGGCCATCATGCCCACCGGGGGTGGGAAATCCCTCTGCTTCCAGCTGCCGGCCTTGCTGCGTGACGGGGTAACAATTGTGATTTCGCCGCTGATCGCGCTGATGCGGGATCAGGTACGCGGTCTGCAAGAAGCAGGTGTGGCTGCCGGAGCGCTGACGTCCGGCAATACACCCGAAGAAACCGATGCTGTTTGGGAGGCCTTGGAGGCCGGACGACTCAAGCTGCTGTACATGGCACCCGAAAGGTTGGCAGCCGGGTCAGCGATGGGAATGCTGCGCCGGATCGGTGTCAGCCTGATTGCCGTGGACGAAGCCCATTGTGTCAGCCAGTGGGGACATGATTTCCGCCCTGATTACCTGCGGATTGGTGAATTGCGACGGGCATTGGATGTGCCTTTGGCTGCCTTTACCGCCACGGCAGACGCCGAAACCCAAGACGAAATTGTCCAGAAGCTGTTCGATGGCGCGGCCCCGCGCAAGTTTCTGCGAGGATTTGACCGACCAAATATTCATTTGGCCTTTGGGGCCAAGGATGGACCGCGCAAGCAGATCCTTGATTTTGCCGAAGCCCGCCGCGGCCAATCCGGAATCGTCTATTGTGGCACCCGCAACAAGACCGAGGCGCTTGCCGCCGCCCTGCGCGACGATGGCCACAGCGCCTGTCACTATCACGGCGGAATGGAGGCTGAAGACCGTCGTATCGTCGAAACTCGGTTCGCCCGCGAGGATGGGTTGATCGTGGTGGCCACGGTTGCCTTTGGTATGGGAATCGACAAACCCGATATCCGTTGGGTTGCCCATGCGGATCTGCCCAAATCCATCGAGGCCTATTACCAGGAGATCGGACGCGCTGGGCGTGATGGTGCCCCTGCAGAAACACTGACCCTGTTTGGACCCGACGATATTCGCCTGCGTCGATCGCAAATTGACGAAGGGTTGGCCCCGCCCGAACGCCGTGCGGCCGATCATGCCCGATTGAACGCGTTGTTGGGGCTTGCCGAGGCGTTGAGCTGTCGCCGGCAGACCCTGTTGGGGTATTTTGGCGAGACCTCTGAGCCGTGCGGCAAATGTGACCTGTGTGATACTCCGGCCGAGGTCTTTGACGGGACCACACCGGTGCGTATGGCGCTGTCGGCAATTTTACGGACCGAAGAGTGGTTCGGCGCGGGGCACCTGATTGATATTCTCACAGCCAATGAAACTGACAAGATCCGCGCGCGTCGACATGACCAATTGCGGACCTACGGCGTGGGCAAGGCGTATACTCGGCCCCAATGGCAGGCGATTTTCCGGCAGATGATGGGGCACGATCTGGTGCGGCCGGACCCGGAACGCCACGGCGCGCTGCGCATGACCGAAGCCGCCCTGCCGATCCTGCGGGGAGAAGGTTCCATCGAACTGCGCCGCGACACGATCCGCAAGGCCGCCCGCCGCCCGGCCGTCAAAGCGTTGGTTTCGGATGAGGACGCGCCGCTTCTGTCGGCACTCAAGGCCAAGCGCCGGGCATTGGCCGAATCCGCTCGGGTGCCCGCCTATGTCATTTTTCCTGATCGCACCCTGATCGAGATGGCAGAGCGTCGCCCCGATGGCATGGATGCGATGGCGCGGATCAGTGGTGTGGGGGCGAAAAAGCTGGAACGCTATGGGTCCTTGTTTCTTGAGGTGATTGTTGGCGCTGTTCAGGACTTGCATCCGGCCCGGCGCAAGTTGGCAGGGCGGACTGCCGGATCAGTCTATGATCAATTGCTCGAAGCACAGGCTGATCTGGCGCGTGGTGACGGTGGAATCGACAAACCGCTCAGCTGTTCGGCGGCGCAATTGGCCAAGGTTGCAAAACTGCGCCCAGATGATGAACAAGGCATGGAACGCCTGTTGGGAGAGCGTCGGACCGAAAGATTCGGTGCGGCCTTTCTGGACGTGTTGCGAGAGGCGGGCTAA
- the yaaA gene encoding peroxide stress protein YaaA codes for MLVVISPAKRLDWAERTVTATEPDFQDDAQRLAKTARNLTLGELKKLMDLSDDLARLNRDRFRAFTDQPGSEDLRPAALAFAGDTYMGLEAGSLEPDEMEWAQEHLRILSGLYGVLRPLDAIQAYRLEMGSRLKTRRGKNLYDYWRDQLSKALNAQGDAVGTDVLVNCASQEYFGAVAPKSLKLRVVTPVFMEDKAGSPKIVSFFAKRARGAMARYIVQNRLTDPASLLDFDTGGYAYRPDLSAEDKPVFVRPADLG; via the coding sequence ATGCTGGTAGTGATTTCCCCGGCGAAACGATTGGATTGGGCCGAGCGGACTGTGACCGCCACCGAACCGGACTTTCAGGATGATGCCCAGCGGCTGGCAAAAACGGCCCGCAATCTCACTCTTGGTGAACTCAAGAAACTGATGGACCTGAGCGACGATCTGGCCCGATTGAACCGGGACCGGTTTCGTGCATTTACCGATCAACCCGGTTCTGAGGACCTGCGCCCGGCCGCGCTTGCCTTTGCCGGGGACACCTATATGGGGCTCGAAGCCGGGTCGCTGGAGCCGGATGAGATGGAGTGGGCGCAAGAGCATTTGCGGATCCTGTCCGGACTTTATGGCGTTTTGCGCCCGCTGGATGCCATTCAGGCCTATCGCTTGGAGATGGGCAGCCGGTTAAAAACCCGGCGCGGCAAGAATTTGTATGACTATTGGCGTGATCAGTTGAGCAAAGCGCTGAATGCCCAAGGGGACGCGGTTGGAACTGATGTTCTGGTCAATTGTGCCAGCCAGGAATATTTCGGGGCTGTTGCGCCCAAATCTTTGAAACTGCGGGTGGTGACGCCGGTCTTCATGGAAGACAAAGCTGGTTCCCCCAAGATTGTCAGTTTCTTTGCAAAACGGGCACGCGGAGCGATGGCGCGTTACATCGTGCAAAACCGGTTGACCGATCCGGCATCCTTGTTGGATTTCGACACCGGTGGCTACGCCTATCGTCCGGATCTGTCCGCAGAGGACAAACCAGTTTTTGTTCGACCTGCCGACTTGGGGTGA
- a CDS encoding response regulator, translated as MSLANKLADERRARLAAERLLELKQAELSAANRKLGRHALALTKQIGMTQAEVANVRDENERVKSDLHQANEKIEIAERRLWHSIQTIQDGFAFFDADSMLIGANTAYIGFFDGLEEVTPGISYMRILQLMTDEGLVNTGELSPGDWRAMMTERWLEPTPPPVVIQMWNNQYIKLIDQRGYGGDVVSLALNITSTVRYEAQLRAERERAESANRAKSAFLANMSHEIRTPMNGVVGMADLLSDTQLNEEQRLYASTIKNSGEALLVIINDVLDYSKIEADKLVLHPESFDLERCIHEVVMLLQPTARDKDIAMLLDYDLFFPTHFVGDPGRIRQILTNIVGNAVKFTHEGHVLIRVTGIPGTENSDSAIHVSIEDTGIGIPENKIGDIFGEFNQVEDDRNRNFEGTGLGLAITQRLIELMGGAVWVESEAGKGSCFGFRIPLPMAEGPEPGPPVLPEELRHVLIVDDLTVNREILEKQMAQLGVQTTSCSSGADALALMHDGIDLVLSDHNMPDMDGLELVEALRKGEWSDVPFLLLSSNPSFAQNDPARALIQGIMQKPIPRDELYSKLKELRTGTGQPHSNHDQQVSNAGDFTEHAKPVDQRMRVLAAEDNRTNQLVFRKMVKDLDIDLKFANNGIEAVQLYSEFDPHVIFMDISMPKMDGKEATREIRALENGDNRHVPIIAVTAHAMNGDQADILAAGLDHYLTKPLRKAVIHNWIREFDPNTPEPDS; from the coding sequence ATGAGCCTTGCCAATAAACTGGCCGACGAACGGCGGGCGCGTCTGGCCGCCGAGCGACTATTAGAATTGAAGCAGGCCGAATTGTCCGCAGCCAATCGTAAACTTGGGCGCCATGCTTTGGCATTGACCAAACAGATTGGGATGACACAGGCCGAAGTTGCCAACGTACGCGATGAAAATGAACGGGTGAAATCCGACCTTCATCAAGCGAATGAAAAGATCGAGATCGCCGAACGCCGTCTCTGGCATTCCATTCAGACCATTCAGGACGGATTCGCCTTTTTTGATGCGGACAGTATGCTGATCGGTGCCAATACCGCCTATATCGGCTTCTTTGACGGGCTTGAAGAAGTCACACCAGGCATTTCCTATATGCGCATTCTGCAATTGATGACCGACGAGGGGCTGGTCAATACAGGGGAGCTGTCGCCCGGCGATTGGCGCGCCATGATGACCGAGCGGTGGCTGGAGCCGACACCGCCGCCGGTGGTTATTCAGATGTGGAACAATCAATACATCAAACTGATTGATCAACGGGGGTACGGCGGTGATGTGGTCAGCTTGGCGCTGAATATTACCTCGACAGTCCGATACGAAGCACAGCTACGGGCCGAACGCGAACGGGCCGAGTCAGCCAATCGGGCCAAGTCTGCATTCCTGGCCAACATGAGCCACGAGATTCGCACACCCATGAATGGCGTCGTCGGTATGGCCGATCTGCTCAGCGATACGCAGTTGAACGAAGAACAGCGCCTGTATGCAAGCACAATCAAAAACTCGGGCGAAGCTCTGTTGGTCATCATCAACGACGTTCTCGATTACTCAAAAATCGAGGCCGACAAGCTGGTTTTGCACCCCGAAAGCTTTGATCTGGAGCGCTGCATCCACGAGGTCGTGATGTTGCTGCAACCTACGGCACGGGACAAAGACATTGCCATGTTGCTGGATTATGACCTGTTCTTCCCGACACATTTTGTTGGGGATCCAGGGCGCATTCGCCAGATTCTTACCAATATTGTCGGCAACGCCGTCAAATTCACTCACGAAGGTCATGTATTGATCCGCGTGACCGGCATTCCCGGAACTGAAAACAGCGACAGTGCCATCCACGTGTCGATCGAAGACACCGGGATCGGCATTCCAGAGAACAAGATCGGCGACATTTTTGGCGAATTCAATCAGGTCGAAGACGATCGGAATCGCAATTTTGAGGGAACTGGTCTGGGGTTGGCTATCACCCAGCGCTTGATCGAACTGATGGGTGGTGCGGTCTGGGTCGAAAGCGAGGCAGGAAAAGGCAGCTGCTTTGGGTTCCGAATTCCGTTGCCCATGGCCGAGGGCCCCGAACCCGGGCCTCCCGTCTTGCCAGAAGAGCTGAGACATGTGCTGATCGTGGATGACCTGACCGTGAATCGGGAAATCCTGGAAAAACAGATGGCGCAGCTTGGGGTGCAAACCACATCCTGTTCGTCCGGTGCTGACGCTCTTGCCTTGATGCATGACGGGATTGATCTGGTCTTGAGCGATCACAACATGCCCGACATGGACGGGTTGGAATTGGTGGAAGCCTTGCGCAAAGGGGAGTGGTCAGATGTCCCGTTTTTGTTGCTCAGCTCCAATCCTTCGTTTGCCCAAAACGATCCAGCCCGCGCACTGATCCAAGGGATCATGCAAAAACCCATCCCCCGAGACGAGCTTTATTCCAAGCTGAAAGAGTTGCGCACTGGTACGGGGCAACCCCATTCAAATCACGACCAACAGGTTTCGAATGCCGGCGATTTTACTGAGCATGCCAAGCCGGTAGATCAGCGAATGCGGGTGTTGGCCGCCGAAGACAATCGCACAAATCAGCTCGTGTTCCGCAAGATGGTCAAGGATCTCGACATTGACTTGAAGTTTGCCAACAACGGGATTGAAGCTGTGCAATTGTATTCGGAGTTCGACCCACACGTCATCTTTATGGACATTTCAATGCCCAAAATGGATGGCAAGGAAGCGACGCGTGAAATTCGCGCCCTTGAAAATGGGGATAACAGACATGTGCCCATCATTGCCGTCACCGCCCACGCCATGAACGGTGATCAGGCCGACATTCTGGCGGCAGGCCTGGATCACTATTTGACAAAACCATTGCGCAAGGCCGTCATTCACAACTGGATCAGGGAATTCGACCCGAACACCCCGGAACCAGATTCTTGA
- a CDS encoding alpha-2-macroglobulin family protein — MLRFFWILSCLFMVMAGGGAVRAQENPVPDFRYLSSPDTDYYGSDLQALFDTNLKSCIQACAGNSQCVGFTFNTRSNACFPKSAVKDQTEYVGAVSAVKLATVGAVVQTGTQRRAAMPMLRPDDISFARTQAIELGIRHQQGGLDIEEIIDAARIREASNDRIAAIRLTGRAIAISDRADLWVDYARLLLSLRTDNSSLRREYHTRAVGAAINGYLRAPAAGGQISALMMLAEGLERSGRGRDMLAVLRVAERIQPRVDVREALDRAVRKYGFRVTGSSVESDSRTPRICIEFSEKLAQAGVDYDPFVRLPQPDLVVQADGRQLCVEGVKHGNRYRLTLRSGLPAESSETLFKDVDLTQYVRDRSPAVRFPGRSYVLAKSAQAALPVETVNLTDLDLKLRRVSDRNLLRAMQEGYFGRPLSYWQEEEFTNTIAEDVWSGTAKVQTELNRDLTTRLPMAEAIAGQPAGIYALTATIPGADPYDQPGATQWFVLSDLGISSMSGTDGLHVQVLGLGDAAARPDVKVSLISRTNAVLATAQTDAAGSVRFDPGLIRGTGGSEPAMLIARQGDSDLGFLSLIDPAFDLSDRGVEGRNPAGPVDVFMTTDRGAYRAGEVIHVTALTRDGRARAIEGLPLIAILSRPDGVEYSRVVSDGGRMGGHVFDLPVGVTAPRGTWRLDLKTDPKAPALASRQILVEDFLPERIDFDQSLASQQLTEGDAVDLRVQARYLFGAPGAGLKVEGQVSLRAAETVQGWPGYRFGRHDGPSTTQSSYFGSFETDADGVAILPVEIPQGAAEGKPLTARVITRVADGSARPVERMIEAPVRSSAPVIGIKPLFDDVFSEGTEAGFEVIALSPTLEPMPIQVVWTLNRIETRYQWYQLHGNWNWEPITRRTRIATGQGVLDAGPLRVSHPVEWGQYELVVERTDGPHVVGSVDFYAGWYAPGDSSATPDQLELSLNSDIYVPGDTARLRIVSRSAGTALISVMSDRLISRQAIEVPEGASEIPLEVTEDWGAGAYVSAMVVRPGDHATGQTPVRTLGLAHAAVTQQGQSLTVSIDVPEVARPRQKQKARVSVSGSAPGDEVWMTVSAVDLGILNLTGFQSPDPSAYYFGQRRLGMELRDVYGRLIDTSNGALGLVRSGGDQDNAMRMQSPPPTQDLMAVFSGAVQVDADGIVEIPLDLPAFNGTVRLMAVAWSGLAVGQAEADMLVRDPVVVTASLPRFLAPGDQSRALLEIVHADGPTGDMQLVVSAGDELLLGPVPSVVTLDSGGKVNLEVPVAAQSVGDPEVLVTLVTPDGQAFRQTLRLPVRANDPEVAQTRRFTLASGDSFAFTQDVFAGLRPGSARAVISAGPLAKFDAPGLLSALDRYPYGCTEQVTSKAMPLLYLSSLAQASGLGDGPKVDGRIRDAINRVLTRQASNGSFGLWRAESGDFWLDAYVSDFLSRARAQGHQVPERAFAQAMDNLRNRVNYAPDFDTGGEDIAYALMVLAREGAASMGDLRYYVDVKAEGFDTPLAAAQLGAALAFYGDQTRADRMFSHAAILLNRAVSGKPIWRVDYGTRLRDTAGVLSLAVDAGSTAVNRDFLINRVTRASGPLSTQEAAWSLLAAQSLINTPEESGVLVDGNPVDGPFVQVMDGQAPGQGVLISAASGQATDITLTTLGVSETGLDAGGTGYTLERLYFTLEGVPIDRRDFAVGERLVTVLRVTPHESVGARLMINDPLPAGIEIDNPNLLRSGDLRDLDWLNLSEATHVEFRSDRFLAAVDWRGSDVVTLGYVARAVTPGAFHHPAASVEDMYRPVYRAHTGTGRVIVR, encoded by the coding sequence ATGCTGCGTTTTTTTTGGATTTTATCGTGTCTATTTATGGTGATGGCGGGCGGGGGAGCGGTCAGAGCCCAAGAAAATCCGGTCCCTGATTTCCGCTATCTTTCGTCGCCCGATACCGATTACTACGGCTCGGATTTACAGGCGCTGTTCGACACGAATCTAAAATCCTGCATTCAGGCTTGCGCCGGCAATTCCCAATGTGTTGGATTTACCTTTAACACACGGTCGAATGCGTGCTTCCCCAAATCGGCGGTCAAGGACCAAACCGAATATGTCGGGGCTGTTTCGGCTGTCAAACTTGCCACTGTTGGTGCCGTTGTCCAGACGGGAACACAACGTCGAGCGGCGATGCCCATGTTGCGCCCGGACGATATTTCATTTGCTCGTACCCAGGCAATAGAGCTGGGAATCCGTCACCAGCAGGGCGGGTTAGACATCGAAGAAATCATCGACGCGGCGCGCATACGTGAGGCGTCCAATGACAGGATTGCAGCCATTCGCCTGACGGGGCGGGCTATCGCGATTTCTGACCGTGCCGATTTGTGGGTGGATTATGCGCGGCTCCTGTTGTCGTTGCGAACCGACAATTCATCTCTGCGTCGCGAGTATCACACCCGTGCCGTCGGAGCGGCGATCAACGGGTATCTGCGCGCGCCCGCAGCTGGGGGGCAGATCTCTGCCTTGATGATGTTGGCCGAAGGGTTGGAACGCTCTGGTCGTGGGCGGGACATGTTGGCGGTGTTACGCGTTGCAGAGCGTATTCAGCCGCGTGTGGATGTGCGCGAAGCGTTGGATCGGGCGGTGCGCAAATATGGGTTCCGCGTAACCGGCAGCTCGGTCGAAAGCGATTCCCGGACGCCCAGGATCTGTATCGAGTTTTCAGAGAAATTGGCGCAGGCTGGCGTTGATTATGACCCCTTCGTTCGTTTGCCACAACCTGATCTGGTCGTGCAGGCAGATGGGCGACAGCTGTGTGTCGAAGGTGTGAAACATGGCAACCGGTATCGGTTGACGTTGCGCTCGGGACTGCCTGCAGAAAGCAGTGAAACACTCTTTAAAGATGTCGATCTGACCCAATATGTGCGCGATCGCTCTCCGGCAGTGCGGTTTCCGGGGCGGTCCTATGTATTGGCGAAATCCGCCCAGGCAGCGCTGCCAGTCGAAACCGTGAACCTGACGGACCTGGATTTGAAACTGCGCCGGGTCAGTGATCGCAACCTGTTGCGGGCCATGCAGGAGGGGTATTTCGGGCGACCGTTGTCCTATTGGCAGGAAGAAGAATTCACCAACACCATTGCCGAAGACGTTTGGAGCGGTACGGCCAAAGTTCAGACCGAGTTGAACCGGGATCTGACCACGCGTCTCCCTATGGCCGAGGCGATTGCCGGGCAACCCGCGGGAATATACGCGCTGACCGCGACAATTCCGGGTGCAGATCCGTATGATCAACCGGGAGCCACCCAATGGTTCGTGCTGTCCGATCTGGGAATAAGCTCAATGTCGGGCACCGATGGTTTGCATGTCCAGGTGCTGGGGCTTGGCGATGCGGCGGCTCGGCCAGATGTCAAGGTCTCTCTGATCAGCCGGACCAATGCCGTGCTGGCCACGGCACAGACGGATGCCGCCGGGTCGGTTCGGTTTGATCCCGGTTTGATCCGGGGTACGGGCGGATCGGAACCAGCGATGTTGATCGCGCGGCAGGGCGATAGCGACCTGGGTTTCCTGTCGCTGATCGACCCGGCATTTGATCTGTCTGACCGCGGGGTCGAAGGGCGCAACCCTGCTGGGCCGGTGGATGTCTTCATGACAACGGATCGCGGTGCTTATCGTGCGGGGGAGGTGATTCATGTCACCGCGCTGACCCGGGATGGGCGCGCTCGCGCTATCGAAGGGTTGCCGCTGATTGCGATTCTCAGCCGCCCGGATGGTGTGGAATACAGCCGTGTTGTGTCCGATGGGGGGCGGATGGGCGGTCATGTGTTTGATCTTCCTGTCGGCGTCACTGCGCCGCGTGGAACGTGGCGGCTGGATCTCAAAACCGACCCAAAAGCGCCGGCATTGGCCAGCCGGCAGATCCTCGTCGAAGACTTCCTGCCAGAACGGATCGATTTTGACCAATCGCTGGCGTCGCAGCAGTTGACCGAAGGGGACGCTGTGGATCTGAGAGTCCAGGCACGGTATTTGTTCGGTGCGCCGGGTGCCGGGCTCAAGGTCGAGGGGCAGGTGTCATTGCGCGCCGCCGAAACGGTCCAGGGATGGCCTGGGTATCGGTTTGGTCGCCATGATGGGCCATCAACCACCCAGAGCAGTTATTTTGGCAGCTTTGAAACCGATGCTGATGGCGTTGCGATCCTGCCGGTAGAGATCCCGCAAGGGGCCGCCGAAGGCAAGCCGCTTACGGCCCGCGTGATCACCCGCGTCGCAGATGGATCTGCCCGCCCTGTCGAGCGGATGATAGAGGCCCCGGTGCGCTCCTCGGCCCCAGTGATCGGGATCAAGCCTTTGTTTGACGATGTTTTTTCCGAAGGCACCGAGGCCGGATTTGAAGTGATCGCTCTGTCTCCCACGCTGGAGCCGATGCCGATACAGGTGGTATGGACGTTGAATCGCATCGAGACCCGGTATCAGTGGTACCAGCTGCACGGCAATTGGAATTGGGAACCGATCACCCGTCGTACACGGATCGCCACGGGACAGGGCGTTCTGGACGCTGGGCCTTTGCGCGTGTCGCATCCGGTAGAGTGGGGCCAATACGAACTGGTGGTGGAACGTACCGATGGTCCGCATGTGGTGGGATCTGTCGATTTCTACGCGGGCTGGTATGCACCAGGCGACAGTTCAGCAACTCCAGATCAGTTGGAACTGTCATTGAACAGCGACATCTATGTGCCCGGCGATACCGCGCGTTTGCGGATCGTGTCGCGGTCGGCAGGGACGGCGTTGATCTCGGTCATGTCGGACCGATTGATCTCGCGTCAGGCGATTGAGGTACCGGAGGGCGCGTCGGAAATCCCTTTGGAGGTGACCGAGGACTGGGGCGCAGGCGCTTATGTGTCAGCGATGGTGGTTCGCCCGGGTGATCACGCCACAGGGCAGACGCCGGTGCGAACGCTGGGTCTGGCCCATGCCGCGGTGACCCAACAGGGGCAAAGCCTGACAGTCTCCATTGATGTGCCTGAGGTGGCACGCCCACGACAGAAACAGAAGGCGCGGGTGTCGGTTTCCGGTTCAGCTCCGGGGGACGAGGTCTGGATGACCGTTTCGGCTGTGGACCTGGGCATTCTGAACCTGACGGGGTTCCAAAGCCCGGATCCATCCGCCTATTACTTTGGCCAGAGGCGTCTGGGCATGGAGCTGCGTGATGTCTATGGCCGATTGATCGACACCAGCAATGGTGCGTTGGGGCTGGTTCGGTCAGGTGGGGATCAGGACAACGCCATGCGGATGCAATCACCGCCGCCAACACAGGATCTTATGGCGGTGTTCAGCGGTGCGGTTCAGGTTGATGCTGACGGCATTGTTGAAATACCGCTCGATCTGCCCGCATTCAACGGCACGGTGCGGTTGATGGCGGTCGCCTGGTCCGGGTTGGCTGTTGGTCAGGCCGAAGCCGATATGCTGGTGCGCGATCCCGTGGTCGTCACGGCCAGCCTGCCCAGGTTTCTCGCTCCTGGAGATCAAAGCCGCGCTTTGCTGGAGATCGTCCATGCGGATGGACCCACCGGGGATATGCAATTGGTGGTCAGTGCCGGCGACGAACTGTTGCTTGGCCCTGTGCCATCAGTTGTAACACTGGATTCGGGCGGCAAAGTCAATCTGGAGGTGCCGGTCGCTGCCCAGTCCGTCGGTGATCCCGAAGTGTTGGTAACTTTGGTCACGCCGGATGGTCAGGCGTTCCGTCAGACTCTGCGGTTACCAGTGCGGGCCAATGACCCTGAGGTGGCCCAGACGCGCCGGTTTACGCTCGCATCTGGTGACAGCTTTGCCTTTACCCAAGACGTATTCGCCGGGTTGCGCCCAGGAAGCGCGCGGGCCGTGATTTCGGCAGGGCCGCTGGCCAAATTTGATGCACCGGGCCTGTTGAGCGCATTGGACCGCTATCCATATGGCTGTACCGAACAGGTGACATCCAAAGCGATGCCTCTGCTCTATCTTTCCTCGCTGGCACAGGCGAGCGGGTTGGGCGATGGTCCCAAGGTTGATGGACGTATTCGGGATGCCATCAACCGTGTGCTGACCCGCCAGGCCAGCAATGGGAGTTTTGGCTTGTGGCGCGCTGAAAGCGGCGATTTCTGGCTGGACGCTTATGTTAGCGACTTCCTGAGCCGTGCCCGTGCGCAGGGGCATCAGGTGCCCGAACGCGCGTTTGCGCAGGCGATGGACAATCTGCGGAACCGGGTAAACTATGCCCCGGATTTTGACACGGGTGGCGAAGATATCGCCTATGCGCTGATGGTTCTGGCGCGTGAAGGTGCCGCGTCAATGGGAGATCTACGCTACTACGTGGACGTCAAGGCCGAAGGGTTTGACACACCGCTGGCTGCGGCTCAGCTGGGGGCGGCGTTGGCGTTTTACGGAGATCAGACCCGCGCAGATCGCATGTTTTCCCATGCTGCCATTCTGCTGAACCGCGCGGTCAGTGGCAAACCGATCTGGCGGGTCGACTATGGCACGCGTTTGCGAGACACCGCTGGGGTTCTCTCATTGGCCGTTGATGCCGGCAGCACTGCGGTAAATCGCGATTTTCTGATCAACCGGGTCACCCGTGCATCAGGACCACTTTCTACGCAGGAGGCGGCGTGGTCTCTTTTGGCGGCACAGTCGCTGATCAACACTCCCGAGGAATCCGGTGTGCTGGTTGATGGAAATCCGGTCGATGGCCCCTTTGTGCAGGTGATGGACGGACAGGCCCCGGGGCAGGGGGTGCTGATTTCGGCCGCATCCGGGCAGGCAACCGACATTACCCTGACAACCCTGGGTGTGTCTGAAACCGGGCTGGATGCCGGTGGCACTGGGTATACGTTGGAACGGCTGTATTTTACCCTCGAGGGGGTTCCGATTGACCGCCGCGATTTTGCCGTGGGAGAACGACTTGTCACGGTTCTGCGGGTCACCCCACATGAAAGCGTTGGGGCACGATTGATGATCAATGATCCGCTTCCGGCGGGAATTGAAATCGACAATCCCAACCTGCTGCGGTCCGGCGACCTGCGTGACCTGGATTGGTTGAATTTGTCCGAGGCCACCCACGTAGAATTCCGGTCTGATCGGTTTCTGGCTGCTGTGGATTGGCGTGGCAGCGATGTTGTGACGTTGGGCTATGTGGCTCGGGCTGTCACGCCGGGGGCGTTTCATCACCCCGCGGCGTCGGTCGAAGATATGTACCGCCCCGTCTACCGGGCGCACACAGGCACCGGACGGGTGATCGTTCGGTGA